From the genome of Candidatus Poribacteria bacterium, one region includes:
- a CDS encoding thiamine pyrophosphate-binding protein, whose protein sequence is IQIDADASQLRPEQPSVLAIHAEPTNIVRRLTAAAQALEGSQRERRHDSWRAEVMAARRATPPEWEQVRSSLDQPIHPLRVCEALQPFLDDSAVFVSDGGEFGQWVQAGLEAQHRLINGPAGSIGSSVPMGLAAKLAHPQRPVFVFLGDGTFGYHAMEFDTALRYNLPIIVVVGNDARWNAEHQLQIQNYGEGRTVGCELLPSRYDKVIEALGGHGEFVQDPDDLTPAVERALASGLPACINITIESVSAPTFRAND, encoded by the coding sequence TCATCCAGATTGACGCGGATGCGTCGCAGCTACGCCCGGAACAGCCAAGCGTTCTGGCGATACACGCGGAACCAACGAACATCGTGCGTCGGTTGACAGCCGCAGCACAAGCCCTTGAAGGTTCACAAAGGGAAAGACGGCACGATTCTTGGCGAGCGGAAGTGATGGCAGCGCGGAGGGCTACTCCGCCGGAATGGGAGCAAGTACGCAGCTCTTTAGATCAACCCATTCACCCGTTGCGCGTCTGTGAAGCGCTGCAGCCATTCCTTGATGATAGCGCGGTATTTGTCAGCGACGGCGGGGAGTTTGGGCAGTGGGTACAGGCGGGCTTGGAAGCGCAGCATCGCCTCATCAATGGTCCTGCAGGCTCAATCGGTAGTTCTGTTCCGATGGGACTCGCAGCGAAGCTGGCACATCCACAACGACCCGTCTTTGTTTTCTTAGGCGATGGCACATTCGGTTACCACGCTATGGAATTCGATACCGCACTACGCTACAATCTGCCTATCATCGTAGTTGTCGGAAACGACGCCCGTTGGAATGCCGAGCATCAGTTGCAGATTCAGAATTATGGGGAAGGGCGCACGGTCGGTTGTGAGCTGTTGCCGTCACGTTATGACAAAGTGATTGAGGCGTTGGGAGGGCATGGCGAGTTTGTTCAGGATCCGGACGATCTCACCCCTGCGGTTGAGCGGGCATTGGCATCGGGATTGCCTGCGTGCATCAACATCACTATCGAAAGTGTAAGCGCACCGACATTCCGAGCGAATGATTAA